A stretch of the Paenibacillus sp. JQZ6Y-1 genome encodes the following:
- a CDS encoding LacI family DNA-binding transcriptional regulator, with the protein MAATIKDIARLANVSHTTVSRALNNSPLIKEVTKRKIVEIAQQLNYIPNYNAKSLVLQRSHTIGLFFTSLSRGTSSSFFADTMRGVNSIIGVEYNLFVRGIDDYTDYATIHPKRYDGIILMSQSDDDNAFIEHVVSQQIPLVVLNRLIPGGSFVNIVSNDREGAGHAGDYLVSQGHRRIALIEGMQGFTSTEQRRIGFLDAVQSAGVEVPEQYIVPGEYSTESGYEAMRKLLTLDTPPTAVFCSNDDMAIGAMNAAFEMGVRVPEDISLVGFDDINFSMYTNPALTTIKRPIEQISANGAEKLLERIQLQASDEELIFHGTELIERRSTSAYGE; encoded by the coding sequence ATGGCAGCCACCATTAAAGATATTGCCCGACTGGCAAATGTATCTCATACAACGGTTTCGCGAGCACTGAATAATAGCCCGCTGATCAAAGAAGTTACCAAACGCAAAATTGTGGAAATTGCCCAGCAGCTTAATTATATTCCAAATTATAATGCCAAAAGTCTTGTTTTGCAGCGTTCGCATACGATTGGACTATTCTTCACCAGCTTGTCGCGCGGAACGAGCAGCAGCTTTTTCGCGGATACGATGCGCGGTGTCAATTCGATCATTGGCGTCGAATACAATCTGTTTGTACGCGGAATTGACGATTATACCGACTATGCCACCATTCATCCGAAGCGGTATGATGGCATCATTCTAATGAGTCAAAGTGACGATGACAATGCGTTTATCGAGCATGTGGTCAGTCAGCAGATTCCGCTGGTTGTGCTAAACCGATTGATTCCGGGTGGCAGCTTTGTCAATATTGTCTCCAATGACCGTGAGGGTGCCGGGCATGCAGGCGACTATCTAGTGTCACAGGGACATCGCCGGATTGCCTTGATTGAAGGCATGCAGGGCTTCACATCCACTGAACAGCGCCGTATCGGATTTTTGGATGCAGTACAGTCAGCAGGTGTGGAGGTGCCGGAACAGTATATCGTGCCGGGTGAGTATAGCACGGAAAGTGGTTATGAAGCGATGCGCAAGCTGCTGACACTGGATACGCCACCAACCGCTGTCTTTTGCTCGAATGATGATATGGCGATTGGAGCGATGAATGCGGCATTTGAAATGGGTGTGCGCGTGCCGGAGGATATTTCCTTGGTGGGCTTCGATGATATTAATTTCTCAATGTACACCAATCCAGCTCTAACGACGATCAAGCGTCCGATTGAGCAGATTAGTGCGAATGGTGCAGAAAAGCTTCTAGAACGGATTCAATTGCAGGCAAGCGACGAGGAATTGATTTTCCATGGGACGGAACTGATTGAACGTCGTTCCACGTCAGCGTATGGAGAATGA